TTTTGGAATTAATGCCAGTGTAAGTGTGGACTCAAGCGGCAGTATTCTTTACTGGCGTGGTTATTACCCCGATACGACAGTCAATGGTACGGAGCAGGTGGTTTCCGGTGGCGCACTTACCCCTACCAATGCCAATGGCGGGTATCGCAAACAATTGTCAACCATTATGGCCGTAGACCCGGTGATCAAATATCTTACCCCCAACGGAAAAAGTCTTTTCTGGTACAGAGGGAGATATTTGAACAACCGTAACCGCAACAATACCAACCAGTCCACCAGCAATTATATCGTATATAATGACTTTCTCTATCAGACTTCTATCCTGAAGAATGTCAGCTGGGTTACGGGCGCTACTTATACCTCTTCCTCCATTTCCGGAGACAGTCTGTATGGTGGTACCTATATATTTAATGGCGACACAATCGTGAGTACCGGCTCGCACAGCGGAAACTCCCTTGGCGTATATACCCAACTCGATGGAAAATTTGGCAGGCTGACCACAAGCCTCGGCCTTCGGTATGAAACTGTTCAGATTGATGGCGCCTCACGCGAATCCCGGCCGGTAGCGCGTGCCGGGCTAAACCTGAAGCTTTGGCCGGGGATGAATATCCGGACTTCTTTTGGTCAGGCCTTCCGGGTACCATCTGTCGCTGAAAGATTTGCCAATACCACCGGCGGTGGTATCGTAGTAGAACCCAATCCCAACATCAAATCCGAATATGGCTATAGTGCGGAATTTGGACTCCGGCAAGGGTTTCTGGCAGATCGCCCTTCTTTTGTTTTAAAAGGATATCTTGACCTCGCCGGATTTGTAATGAATTATCAGGACATGGTTGAGTTTGGTATCACCAAAAGGCAGATATTTCCGGTGCAGGATATCAGGTTCTCCTCTGTAAATGTAGCTAATGCCCGCATATCTGGTATAGAGCTGACCGCAATGACTTCGGCCAACTGGAAAAATTGGTTTGTTAATTTTAGTGGCGGCGTTGTATATCTGAATCCTCAGGATCTGAATGCTGTTCCGGCAGAAAAACAACTGGACCTGGTTAATGTTCCCTCCGACATTATTAATCCTGAAAAAGTGGATCAGCCACCATTTTTGAAATATCGCAGCCGGTGGACTGTCAGGGGAAGTATTTCGGGAGGGTATAAAATCTTTAGCCTGACAACCAATATTCGTTACAAAAGCTTTGTGGAGAATATCGACCAATATTTGTTTCTGGTCATCGACGACCTCAACGATTTTCGGGTCAACCATGCAAATGGAGATCTTGTGGCCGATGTGATTTTGTCAGCAGATGTTACAAAAAACAGCAAACTCTCACTTACAGTTGATAATATCGCAAACAGAGAATATCTGATTATCCCGGGACTTCTTGCGCCGCAGCGTAAATTTACCCTTCAATATATGATTCGATTCTAATAGTTTTTATGCCATCTTCCACGATTATTCCGCTCGATAGGTACAACTGGGAACTGTGTCTGGGCATTCAAATGGAGCCAGACCAGGAACAGTTTATCCCTTCTGTAATGTATTCCATTGCTCAGGCCAAATTTGAGGACCTTCAACCATTTGGTATTTTGTATAAAGATCAGATGGTGGGATTTCTGATGTATGGCTCTTTTGGCGGAATATGCTGGATCAACCGGATCATTGTAGATAAAGAATATCAGGGGCTGGGCATCGGCAAAAGTGCGGTAAGGGAGTTGTTGAATTTTCTCAAAGGGAAAATAGACTGTAGAGAAATCAGAACCAGCTATTCTGTCGATAACTATATAGCCGAACATTTTTTCCGGTCACTGGGGTTTGTGCCGATAAATGAAGAGATGACGCACGAGATTGTGGCGCGTTATGAAGGTCGCCGTTAAATGAAAACCGGCATATTGTCGATCAGTCGCGTTTTGCCCAGATAAGCAGCCATAAACATCCGTGGGTGTTCATCAGGCAACAGTGATGATACCTCTTTCAGGTTGGTATCGTTGAGAATCTCAAAATAATCGAGTTTTACGATCGGGAACTTCGTTAGCGCTTCATTTACAAAAGCGCGAACAGCCCCGACAGTACTGAAGTCGGCTATGTTTTCTCTGATTGTCTGCATCGTTTGAGAGAGAAACAGCGCCTGGTTTCTTTCCTCCGGAGACAAATACATATTTCGGGAACTCATAGCCAGCCCGTCGTGCTCTCTGATAATTGCACAAGGCACTACGGAAAGCGGAAAATGCAACTCCTTCACCAGTTGTTGAATGATCAGACACTGCTGGTAATCTTTTAATCCGAAATAGGCACGGGTCGGTAAGGTGAGGTGGAAAAGAATAGATACAACCTGAACGACACCATTCATATGTCCCGGACGGCTAGCCCCGCAAAGCTTCTTATCAAGATCTCGAATATTAAAGTATATCTGGGTTTCGTCGGGATAAACCTGGCTACGCTGCGGTGCCAACACAATGTCTGCCCCCATTTGTTTCAACAATTCGCAGTCTTTTTCGAGTGTACGAGGGTATTTTTCGAAATCCTCATTGGGCCCAAACTGCGTAGGGTTGACAAAGATGGTAACAATCGTCAGGTCATTTTCCGCAACCGATTGCCTGACCAGACTGGCATGACCTTCATGAAGCGCGCCCATGGTGGGTACCAGCCCGATTTGCGTGCCCGGGCTTAGCGTTTTCCGAAACTGAAGGAAGGAGGAGATTTCCTGATAAACCTGCATAAATAGGATAAGTACAGGATAAGGCGGGTCAATATAAGCATTCGCTAATTGTTAATACAAATAATTTTGTGTATTTTTGTACCAGATTTCCGCAACCTAGCTTTTTGGCTGCTCATGTTCAACGCACTAACATGGATAAGAAAATGAGAATTCTTTATGTTACTTCCGAAATTGATCCTTTTCTCAAACTTACTTCAGCAGCAGACTTTATCCGACTCCTTCCTCAAAGCCTACAGGAAAAAGGGCATGAGATCCGGATTTTTATGCCAAAGTTTGGTGTGATCAATGAAAGAAGAAACAGACTTCACGAGGTAGTAAGGTTATCCGGTATTAATATTCGCGTGGCCGGAGAAGAAAAACCACTTACTATCAAGGTTGCCTCGATTCCCAACGCGAAACTTCAGGTCTATTTTCTCGACAATGAAGATTACTTCAAACGCAAATCAGTATTGACTGATCCGCACAGTGATAAATTCCATCTGGACAATGACGAGCGGTCGATATTTTTCTGTAAGGGTGTAATTGAAACGGTAAAGAAACTAGGATGGCCGCCCAACATTATTCACTGTCATGACTGGATGACTTCTTTTATTCCCTTATATTTGAGGACTAATTATAAAGACGATCCGATGTTTAAAAACACCAAAATTGTCTTTACAGTGTACAACAATGGGTTTGACTGCGAGCTTGCCAATAACTACCTTGAAAAGGTCAGAGTTGACGGTATCTCAGATGAGAAGATAGACAACTATACCGGTCCAAGTTACGTTGGGCTATGCAAAGGAGGGATTGCAATGTCGGATGTAGTTACCAAAGGGCATCCCCAGGTTCATGAAAAAATAGAAGAATACATTGATCAGGTTCAGGAAGAGCAAATATACTTCGACATTAGCGACAGAGACTCCTACGTTGAAGGGTATGACAAGCTCTATGCTGATATTTCCAATTAAGTTCGATTTGAAAAATACGATTCAGTTGTGGCTGTCTGCTATAGTAGTGGCAGCCATTTTTTTTGTTACGGGCTGCGACCGGCCTATTGACAACACCGGCATAAATGTCCTGCCCGAAGGCGATTTGATCAGCCTCAAATATTCAGATACTACGACCATCGTTATGGAGACCCAACGGTCTGATGTGTCTAATACCTATCGGTCTGCCCGGCAGTTATTTGGTAACTATATCGATCCGTTTTTTGGTAAGGTCTCGGCTGCCACCTACACGGAGTTTCTGGCCCGTTCCGGCCTCAACTTTGGTGATTCCGCAAATCTTATTTTTGACTCGCTGGTGCTGTATCTCAACATTGATGGTTATTACGGAAGAATTCAGTCCAACCAGACGCTTCATATCTATGAGCTGACTGAGTCTTTTCCCGACGCTACGGAAATATACTCTTCAGATACCCTGGCATATGATGCTTCACGTGATCTCGCCAAAGGCTATAAACTTTCCTATGACAGCGATGCTGACCTTGGAGTGATCAGTATCCGGCTGGATGATATACTGGGTAAGAAATTGTTGTTTGCTTCCAGCGATACACTCTCAGACCGTGATCTTTTCAATCTGTTATTTAAAGGAATTTATATCGGCACTGATCCTGTGAATTACTTTTCCAGAGAACCAGGTGCGATATTTTCTTTATTTGCTATCAGTAATACTTCCCAGATGAAGTTGTATTATCAGGAAAAAGATCCCGATTCTACGTTTTATACAGCCAAAGAGGAGCCTTTCCTTATAACAGGTTCTACTCCCAGATTCCACAGTATAAAGCGGACCGATGAGTCTGAAAGTATATTGCCCGATTACCTTTCCCAGCCAGATACTTCTGCTTTCTATGAATTTATTCAGGGTGGACTTGAAATGAAAATTTTCCTCAAGTTTCCTTACATAGACAAGATTGAAGAGTCTGCAATCAGTAAGGCCGAACTGGTACTTAATGTAGATCAAAAATACCTGGGTAGCCAACGCCGATATCTGCCGCCTTTTCAAATAGAAACGATTTTCGCTGATGAAAATGGCCAGGAAGAGACCATCGACGGGCAGCCGGTTTATATATCTTCTCCGGCTTTGTACAACGAAGCAACCGGCACGTATACCATCACCCTCACCAATTATGTTCAACAAGTGGTTGGGGGAAGCCGTAAGAATTATGGAATGTTTCTGGTGTCAAACAACCGCACATTTCAAATTAACCGGGCTGCTATCGGGGGGACAGATAACCCTTCTCTTAAGCCGGTACTCAGGCTGATTTATACAAATCTGCCCAAATAATCGTTTATTTTTTATTGTTACACGGGGCTACATCGTAAAAAATTACGCGTAGCCCCGTGTTGTTTTTTTATGAATTTCGCACTTGAAGATTCCCCAAGGTCATTGTTATTTGTAAAAAACTCATTCAAACCAAACCCGAATTATTATGTGTGGAATTGTAGGCTATATCGGCCATCAACAAGCCTATCCAATCCTTATCAAAGGATTAAAAAGACTAGAGTACCGGGGATATGATTCTTCCGGCGTTGCTCTAATGAATGGCGACCTTCATGTATTTAAGAAAAAAGGTAAAGTTGCCGAATTGGAAAACCATGTAGGTGCTGATGCTCCTTCCTGTGTAATGGGTATTGGACATACTCGCTGGGCAACTCACGGTGAGCCCAATGATATCAACTCTCACCCGCATGTTTCTTCCTCTGGAAATTTTGCACTAATCCACAACGGGATTATTGAAAACTACAGCACCCTGAAAAACCGGCTTATTGCCAACGGTATTACTTTTGTCTCCGAGACGGATACGGAAGTACTGGTACAACTCATTGAATTTATTTATGACAACGAACCGGTTTCTGTTGAAGAAGCTGTAAGACTTGCACTCAATGAAGTCGTGGGAGCTTATGGTATCATTGTCATGTGTAAGGATACCCCCGATCAACTTATCGTGGCACGCAGAAGTAGCCCCATTGTCATCGGTATCGGGGTAGGTGAGTATATTATCGCTTCTGATGCTACGCCAATCGTGGGGTATACTGAAGATGTGATTTATCTCAACGACAATGAGATGGCCATCCTGACCAAAGATTCGCATACCATCAAAACTACGGAAAATGAAATTCGCACGCCGCTGCTCCAGAAAATAGAAATGGAACTGGCTGCACTGGAGAAAGGTGGGTATGCACATTTTATGCTGAAGGAAATATTTGAGCAGCCCAACTCAATCGCTGAAAGTATTCGTGGCCGTATCAACCCCGTCGATAATACCGTCTGGCTGGGTGGATTGGTTGATGTTCATGAGCCTTTGCGAAATGCGAAGCGATTTGTTTTTGTCGCCTGTGGTACCAGCTGGCATGCAGGTCTGGTCGGCGAATATCTTTTTGAAGAATTTGCCCGCGTACCTGTGGAGGTTGAATATGCTTCCGAATTTCGCTACAGAAATCCGATCATCAACAAAGATGATGTCGTCATTGCGATCAGCCAGAGCGGAGAAACCGCAGATACACTGGCCGCTGTGGAAATTGCAAAGGCAAATGGGGCAATGGTACTGGGGGTAGTCAATGTTGTTGGATCCAGCATCGCTCGCGCTACGGATGCAGGTGTCTATATTCATGCAGGCCCGGAAATCGGTGTGGCTTCTACTAAAGCATTTACCTCTCAGGTTACCGTGCTCACGCTGATGGCGGGTTTTATCGCCCAACTAAGGGGGACCAGCACGCCAAAAACGCAGGCTGCAATCAACGAACTGGTAACCATTCCCGCAAAAGTTGCCCATATTCTGGAAACTAATCCGGAAGTCATGCAAATCGCGGAGATATTTAAAGATGCCACAAACTTCCTGTACCTTGGAAGAGGTTACAATTTCCCCGTAGCATTGGAAGGTGCCTTAAAACTGAAAGAAATTTCTTATATCCACTCAGAAGGATATCCGGCAGCAGAAATGAAACACGGCCCCATTGCGTTGATTGATGAGAATATGCCGGTATTATTTATTGCAACGCAGGATGAATCTTACGACAAAATCGTTTCCAATATAGATCAGGTAGTCTCGCGCAAAGGACGAGTCATCGCCATTGTTACAGAAGGGGATGAGCATATTCGCGATCTCGCAGAGTTTGTTCTGGAAATTCCTTATGCAAATCCTGCATTACTGCCGTTGTTATCTGTGATTCCGCTTCAGTTGTTGTCGTATCATATTGCCCTCATGCGGGGATGTAATGTCGATCAGCCACGGAATCTGGCCAAGTCTGTTACTGTAGAATAGCGGTCCAGCTTACGCAAATAAACACCAAAAATCCGGAAATCAGGTCTCAATCAACCCTGGTTTCCGGTTTTGTATTCCAGATAGACCATGATTTCTCCGCCTGGAGAATGAGCATATCCATACCATTGCAGGTATGTGCGCCAAAGCTGGCTGCTTTTTTCATAAACAATGTCTCTTCCGGGTTATACACAAGATCGCAGGCAAAATGGTTGGCGCTCATCCCTTCGTATGGAATTTCCGGCGCAAATCCTGTTTCCGGGTACATCCCCAGTGGGGTTGTATTGACGATCAGTCGGTGGGAACCAATTAACTCTGGTGTAAGTTCTTGATAAGAGATTTCTCCCGTATTTTGGGGCTGGCGGGAAACAAATGTTACATTTTCAGAAGAAAGCATGGCTTCCAACACATATTTTACCGCTTTGGCTGCACCGCCAGTACCGAGTACCAGTGCTTTTTCGGGTTTATTGCCAGCCAAAAATTTTTCCAGAGACTGCCGAAATCCGCTGATATCCGAATTGTGGCCACTGAGCCCATTTTCTTCCACCCTTATTGTATTGACTGCCCCAATCGCAGCAGCTTCGGGAGATAGCCAATTGAGGTAAGGAATCACCGCTGTTTTATAGGGAATGGTAACATTCAGCCCAGTCAACCCAAGGCTTCGGTATTGTTCGGTCAGAGCAGGAAAAAGATCAATGACCGGCAGCTCAAACAACTCGTACCGGTCATCTGTTCCCAGCTGTTCGAATTTTGCGGAGAAATATTTTTTTGAAAAACTATGGCCCAGTTTTTTGCCGATCAGGCCAAAAATCCGGGATGTGGGGGAGTGATTTTCTGAATTCAAGTTTCTTTACTTTGAGCAGTAAATATAAAAAAAAAGAGGGCCATAAGGTCCTCTTTTGCTTTTAGGTTAGTGATGTCAGAATGGTTCAATTATTCGGTCCCGGCCGAATCAAAATTATAAGTCAGCGTAAAACGCAATGTATTCTGGAGTGGATGATTTTGCTGAAGCGGTGCCAGATAGGCGAAGTTCAGGCCAAAAACATTGTACTTGATACCAGCTCCAAGGGTGATAAATTTGCGGTTGCCTTTCTGTGGATCTTCATAGAAGAAACCCATCCGGGCTGCAAAAATCTCGCGGTACCAGTATTCAAATCCGACGGAAGTATTAAACTCGGAAATTTCTTCCCCAAAACCTCCGGGAGCGTCGCTAAAGCTACCAAACATGCCCTGAAGTAATGGCAGGTCGGAGCGGCCTCCTTCGGAAGGTACAAGCAGCTTGTTGAAGTCGTTGGTGAACGTTACGCTGTTGTAATCATCCACAAAAAACTTAAATGCGTAGCCGATCCGCATGTTTACAGGAATAAAATCCCTGTCAGAAGTATTGGCGGTGTAAGATACCTTCGGTCCGATATTGGAGATATTCAACCCGGAAGAAAACTGAACCGGGATATCTGTATTTCCACGGATTTTAAAATCCTTTTTATACAGAAAGGAAACATCACCAGCGGCAGTATTTACGGGCCGGGCATCGCCACCAAGATTTCCATTGGAAGCGAGACGGCTATAGATATAGCGCATCGAAATACCCGCAGACAATACAGGCGTAACTTTCAATGAATATCCTACGTCGAGGGCAAACTCATTGGGTTTGTCGCTTCCGATCGGCTGACCAAGACCATCGGTGAAGTCAATTTCACCCAGGGAAAAATAGCGGAGAGATGCTCCGATAACCCCCGAGTTCCCGGTGTTGTAGTAACCGGAAAGATACATAAGGTTGATATCCGGAATTCCCAGCGCACGTAACCAGGGAGAGTAAGACATACTGAAACCCATACGATGGTCAAGAAAGGCCAAAGCAGAAGGATTCCAGTGCATAGCATTGGCGTCGTCTGTTATAGCAACTCCGGCTTCACCGATACCCGCACTTCGGGAGTCAGGTGCAACCATCAGAAATGGTACAGCAGTAGTAATGGTTTTGGTACCTCGTTGTCCTGTACTGCCACCCTGGGCAAACAGCTTCTGAGTGCCTATAAAGACAAGACTTAAACAAGCAGCGGTTAAAATTGCTTTCCTCATATTTTGCTACCTTTGTTCTAAAATGATTTGATGTACAAATTAACG
The DNA window shown above is from Bacteroidia bacterium and carries:
- a CDS encoding glycogen/starch synthase; protein product: MRILYVTSEIDPFLKLTSAADFIRLLPQSLQEKGHEIRIFMPKFGVINERRNRLHEVVRLSGINIRVAGEEKPLTIKVASIPNAKLQVYFLDNEDYFKRKSVLTDPHSDKFHLDNDERSIFFCKGVIETVKKLGWPPNIIHCHDWMTSFIPLYLRTNYKDDPMFKNTKIVFTVYNNGFDCELANNYLEKVRVDGISDEKIDNYTGPSYVGLCKGGIAMSDVVTKGHPQVHEKIEEYIDQVQEEQIYFDISDRDSYVEGYDKLYADISN
- the panC gene encoding pantoate--beta-alanine ligase; the encoded protein is MQVYQEISSFLQFRKTLSPGTQIGLVPTMGALHEGHASLVRQSVAENDLTIVTIFVNPTQFGPNEDFEKYPRTLEKDCELLKQMGADIVLAPQRSQVYPDETQIYFNIRDLDKKLCGASRPGHMNGVVQVVSILFHLTLPTRAYFGLKDYQQCLIIQQLVKELHFPLSVVPCAIIREHDGLAMSSRNMYLSPEERNQALFLSQTMQTIRENIADFSTVGAVRAFVNEALTKFPIVKLDYFEILNDTNLKEVSSLLPDEHPRMFMAAYLGKTRLIDNMPVFI
- a CDS encoding TonB-dependent receptor, which produces MTSFPRLILPYISLTAVYCLITVLGYAQNTRVTLSGKVTDFTSGDPLVGATISVPDLGVGTYADEEGKYTIAIPVGNRSSVEVSYSFTGYSAQTLIVEAGTADVIKNISLREEDYSTEEVVITATKGFAQSQSDVTVSIEVVKPLAINLQATPSIDKTLSQIPGVDNQDGQINIRGSSGYAYGVGSRVMVTLDGLPLLTGDAGTANLDLIPVDNISQVEVMKGASSVLYGSSALGGVINIVTADPEEKPKTSIRLRYGMYGPPANKAIDWDGDKNAWSASTHIFHSRKIGIMDFTLQSNFIKETGYRQGTDAEEYRNLIMLKFKPKKTPGLTFGINASVSVDSSGSILYWRGYYPDTTVNGTEQVVSGGALTPTNANGGYRKQLSTIMAVDPVIKYLTPNGKSLFWYRGRYLNNRNRNNTNQSTSNYIVYNDFLYQTSILKNVSWVTGATYTSSSISGDSLYGGTYIFNGDTIVSTGSHSGNSLGVYTQLDGKFGRLTTSLGLRYETVQIDGASRESRPVARAGLNLKLWPGMNIRTSFGQAFRVPSVAERFANTTGGGIVVEPNPNIKSEYGYSAEFGLRQGFLADRPSFVLKGYLDLAGFVMNYQDMVEFGITKRQIFPVQDIRFSSVNVANARISGIELTAMTSANWKNWFVNFSGGVVYLNPQDLNAVPAEKQLDLVNVPSDIINPEKVDQPPFLKYRSRWTVRGSISGGYKIFSLTTNIRYKSFVENIDQYLFLVIDDLNDFRVNHANGDLVADVILSADVTKNSKLSLTVDNIANREYLIIPGLLAPQRKFTLQYMIRF
- a CDS encoding GNAT family N-acetyltransferase, with the translated sequence MPSSTIIPLDRYNWELCLGIQMEPDQEQFIPSVMYSIAQAKFEDLQPFGILYKDQMVGFLMYGSFGGICWINRIIVDKEYQGLGIGKSAVRELLNFLKGKIDCREIRTSYSVDNYIAEHFFRSLGFVPINEEMTHEIVARYEGRR
- the glmS gene encoding glutamine--fructose-6-phosphate transaminase (isomerizing), translated to MCGIVGYIGHQQAYPILIKGLKRLEYRGYDSSGVALMNGDLHVFKKKGKVAELENHVGADAPSCVMGIGHTRWATHGEPNDINSHPHVSSSGNFALIHNGIIENYSTLKNRLIANGITFVSETDTEVLVQLIEFIYDNEPVSVEEAVRLALNEVVGAYGIIVMCKDTPDQLIVARRSSPIVIGIGVGEYIIASDATPIVGYTEDVIYLNDNEMAILTKDSHTIKTTENEIRTPLLQKIEMELAALEKGGYAHFMLKEIFEQPNSIAESIRGRINPVDNTVWLGGLVDVHEPLRNAKRFVFVACGTSWHAGLVGEYLFEEFARVPVEVEYASEFRYRNPIINKDDVVIAISQSGETADTLAAVEIAKANGAMVLGVVNVVGSSIARATDAGVYIHAGPEIGVASTKAFTSQVTVLTLMAGFIAQLRGTSTPKTQAAINELVTIPAKVAHILETNPEVMQIAEIFKDATNFLYLGRGYNFPVALEGALKLKEISYIHSEGYPAAEMKHGPIALIDENMPVLFIATQDESYDKIVSNIDQVVSRKGRVIAIVTEGDEHIRDLAEFVLEIPYANPALLPLLSVIPLQLLSYHIALMRGCNVDQPRNLAKSVTVE
- a CDS encoding DUF4270 family protein, with protein sequence MKNTIQLWLSAIVVAAIFFVTGCDRPIDNTGINVLPEGDLISLKYSDTTTIVMETQRSDVSNTYRSARQLFGNYIDPFFGKVSAATYTEFLARSGLNFGDSANLIFDSLVLYLNIDGYYGRIQSNQTLHIYELTESFPDATEIYSSDTLAYDASRDLAKGYKLSYDSDADLGVISIRLDDILGKKLLFASSDTLSDRDLFNLLFKGIYIGTDPVNYFSREPGAIFSLFAISNTSQMKLYYQEKDPDSTFYTAKEEPFLITGSTPRFHSIKRTDESESILPDYLSQPDTSAFYEFIQGGLEMKIFLKFPYIDKIEESAISKAELVLNVDQKYLGSQRRYLPPFQIETIFADENGQEETIDGQPVYISSPALYNEATGTYTITLTNYVQQVVGGSRKNYGMFLVSNNRTFQINRAAIGGTDNPSLKPVLRLIYTNLPK
- the porV gene encoding type IX secretion system outer membrane channel protein PorV produces the protein MRKAILTAACLSLVFIGTQKLFAQGGSTGQRGTKTITTAVPFLMVAPDSRSAGIGEAGVAITDDANAMHWNPSALAFLDHRMGFSMSYSPWLRALGIPDINLMYLSGYYNTGNSGVIGASLRYFSLGEIDFTDGLGQPIGSDKPNEFALDVGYSLKVTPVLSAGISMRYIYSRLASNGNLGGDARPVNTAAGDVSFLYKKDFKIRGNTDIPVQFSSGLNISNIGPKVSYTANTSDRDFIPVNMRIGYAFKFFVDDYNSVTFTNDFNKLLVPSEGGRSDLPLLQGMFGSFSDAPGGFGEEISEFNTSVGFEYWYREIFAARMGFFYEDPQKGNRKFITLGAGIKYNVFGLNFAYLAPLQQNHPLQNTLRFTLTYNFDSAGTE
- a CDS encoding shikimate dehydrogenase; amino-acid sequence: MNSENHSPTSRIFGLIGKKLGHSFSKKYFSAKFEQLGTDDRYELFELPVIDLFPALTEQYRSLGLTGLNVTIPYKTAVIPYLNWLSPEAAAIGAVNTIRVEENGLSGHNSDISGFRQSLEKFLAGNKPEKALVLGTGGAAKAVKYVLEAMLSSENVTFVSRQPQNTGEISYQELTPELIGSHRLIVNTTPLGMYPETGFAPEIPYEGMSANHFACDLVYNPEETLFMKKAASFGAHTCNGMDMLILQAEKSWSIWNTKPETRVD